In Luteitalea sp. TBR-22, one genomic interval encodes:
- a CDS encoding OmpA family protein produces MTRLFRVGLAATMGLAMAAPAGFAQQQAGPAPAPAASLVVTETRTAAPTFQGDTGLWFVPLGEVLPAGRWSASAYYTNFDRQEGFTNIGFFPLTFGYGVGGRAELFASVSAVTRIDRDIRPVFVPGNEAGGPNNEYPLVKQPWSGSTFGDIYAGGKVALTSQAKGAPVAMALKAMVKLPTGSADKGTSSGQADFFLDYIVSKEVNERVDLSGYAGVAVRADAERTNQSNGLRYGFGLGFPTRSGLKLTAELFGESYFDDTLTSSGLTAFDGSTSAGTWAIKSPLDAAIGATYFSSKGFFAGAGVTYALKHDSRNDLYRFQENEGLDKVSMQFRIGYHPGVATAYVAPAPPPPPPPPPAVQENRPPTVKARCNPCTVEVGKSSTITADASDPDGDPLTYKWSCPAGTVAQPSNRETLWTAPAQEGPVPCTVTVTDGKGGTVTDTVTIQVVKPAIKDYTFEDVHFDFDRYTLRPEATRILDEAIKALTDNPELRIEVEGHTCNIGTAEYNLALGERRAYSVRDYLGSRGIGANRIRTVSYGEERPKHDNSREETRRLNRRAALTVRVTQ; encoded by the coding sequence ATGACACGCCTCTTCAGGGTAGGTCTCGCCGCCACGATGGGTCTGGCGATGGCTGCGCCTGCAGGGTTCGCGCAGCAGCAGGCGGGGCCGGCACCCGCGCCCGCCGCGAGCCTGGTGGTGACCGAAACCCGCACCGCCGCCCCGACATTCCAGGGCGACACGGGTCTGTGGTTCGTGCCGCTCGGCGAGGTGCTGCCGGCGGGACGGTGGTCGGCCAGCGCCTACTACACGAACTTCGACCGCCAGGAAGGTTTCACGAACATCGGCTTCTTCCCCCTGACCTTCGGGTATGGGGTGGGTGGACGAGCCGAGCTGTTCGCGTCGGTCTCGGCGGTGACGCGTATTGATCGCGACATCCGTCCGGTTTTCGTGCCCGGCAATGAAGCAGGCGGTCCCAACAACGAGTACCCGCTGGTGAAGCAGCCGTGGTCCGGGTCGACCTTCGGCGACATCTACGCTGGCGGCAAGGTGGCCCTGACCTCGCAGGCCAAGGGCGCGCCGGTGGCGATGGCCCTCAAGGCGATGGTCAAGCTGCCGACCGGCTCTGCCGACAAGGGCACGAGCTCTGGCCAGGCGGACTTCTTCCTCGACTACATCGTGAGCAAGGAAGTCAACGAGCGCGTCGACCTGTCGGGCTATGCCGGCGTGGCCGTGCGCGCCGACGCCGAGCGCACCAATCAGAGCAACGGCCTCCGCTACGGCTTCGGCCTCGGCTTCCCGACGCGGAGCGGCCTGAAGCTGACTGCCGAGCTGTTCGGCGAGTCGTACTTCGACGACACCCTCACCTCGAGCGGTCTCACCGCGTTCGACGGATCGACGAGCGCGGGCACCTGGGCCATCAAGAGCCCTCTCGACGCCGCGATTGGTGCCACGTACTTCAGCAGCAAGGGCTTCTTTGCCGGTGCCGGCGTCACCTACGCCCTGAAGCACGACTCGCGCAACGATCTGTACCGCTTCCAGGAGAACGAGGGCCTCGACAAGGTGTCGATGCAGTTCCGCATCGGCTACCACCCGGGCGTGGCGACCGCGTACGTGGCGCCGGCGCCCCCGCCGCCGCCCCCGCCGCCGCCGGCCGTGCAGGAGAATCGTCCGCCGACGGTGAAGGCCCGCTGCAACCCGTGCACGGTGGAGGTCGGCAAGAGCTCGACGATCACGGCTGACGCGAGCGATCCCGATGGCGATCCGCTCACCTACAAGTGGTCCTGCCCCGCCGGCACGGTGGCCCAGCCCAGCAACCGCGAGACGCTGTGGACGGCCCCGGCGCAGGAGGGTCCGGTGCCCTGCACGGTGACGGTGACCGACGGCAAGGGCGGCACGGTGACCGACACGGTGACCATCCAGGTGGTCAAGCCGGCCATCAAGGACTACACGTTCGAGGACGTCCACTTCGACTTCGACCGCTACACGCTGCGGCCGGAAGCCACTCGCATCCTCGACGAGGCGATCAAGGCGCTGACCGACAACCCCGAGCTGCGCATCGAGGTCGAGGGTCACACCTGCAACATCGGTACGGCGGAGTACAACCTCGCCCTCGGCGAGCGCCGCGCCTACTCGGTCCGCGACTACCTCGGCTCGCGCGGCATCGGTGCCAACCGCATCCGCACGGTGAGCTACGGTGAGGAGCGTCCGAAGCACGACAACAGCCGCGAGGAGACGCGCCGCCTCAACCGCCGCGCCGCCCTCACGGTCCGCGTGACGCAGTAA
- a CDS encoding HEAT repeat domain-containing protein: MPSRPGQSKALLDALLDSDDPVGVEATIARLAIVGRPALRPVIQRLAQVDDIHRPKLLRVLERMGDPSALPTITPYLSHHDPDVAVAAVDAMGPLLDAPDGDVATTALDALTVTLLDAARPDAVRLRALEAITNAQDTTGQYEADVLVPLRNRLKHDPSEALREAVRPGSAAGPGEGDERSGEALLEAAAAGELPADTEHLRQLLTSHGATAPLTVLSRLVERVRTHEAVVPAEHVNAWRVIRATTHQALAARGSRLAVYDLRETLELLGEQTPVGMLSALQQVGDAAALESVADAWQASADAWFRGQLVTIFRAIAAREKLTRRSAAVKKLAARLPEAFAALWG; this comes from the coding sequence GTGCCCTCCCGCCCCGGTCAGTCCAAGGCGCTGCTCGATGCCCTCCTCGACAGCGATGACCCGGTGGGTGTCGAAGCCACCATCGCCCGCCTGGCCATCGTCGGTCGCCCGGCGCTGCGACCCGTGATTCAGCGGCTCGCCCAGGTCGACGACATCCACCGTCCGAAGCTCCTCCGCGTGCTCGAGCGGATGGGCGACCCGTCGGCGCTGCCAACCATCACGCCGTACCTGTCACATCACGACCCCGACGTGGCGGTCGCAGCGGTCGACGCGATGGGCCCCCTGCTCGATGCGCCCGACGGCGACGTGGCGACCACGGCGCTCGATGCCCTGACCGTCACGCTGCTCGACGCCGCACGACCCGACGCCGTCCGCCTGCGGGCACTCGAAGCGATCACCAACGCCCAGGACACCACCGGCCAGTACGAGGCCGACGTCCTGGTGCCGCTGCGCAACCGGCTCAAACACGACCCGTCCGAGGCGCTGCGTGAGGCCGTGCGGCCAGGGTCGGCCGCCGGCCCTGGTGAAGGCGACGAACGCTCGGGAGAGGCCCTGCTCGAGGCGGCAGCTGCCGGAGAACTGCCCGCCGACACCGAGCACCTCCGGCAGTTGCTGACCTCGCACGGCGCAACCGCCCCGCTCACCGTGCTCAGCCGCCTCGTCGAACGCGTGCGTACCCACGAAGCCGTCGTGCCCGCCGAGCACGTCAACGCGTGGCGGGTGATCCGCGCGACGACGCATCAGGCCCTCGCGGCGCGTGGCAGTCGGCTGGCGGTCTACGACCTGCGGGAAACGCTCGAACTGTTGGGAGAGCAGACGCCGGTGGGCATGCTGTCGGCGCTGCAGCAGGTGGGCGACGCGGCCGCCCTGGAGAGCGTGGCCGACGCCTGGCAGGCGTCGGCCGACGCGTGGTTCCGCGGGCAGTTGGTGACGATTTTCCGCGCCATCGCCGCACGCGAGAAGCTCACCAGGCGCAGTGCCGCGGTCAAGAAGCTGGCCGCACGCCTGCCGGAGGCGTTCGCGGCCCTGTGGGGCTGA
- the proS gene encoding proline--tRNA ligase: MSEQQGKGQAQQGKGGAKGDAFVTAITSQAEDYSRWYLDVVLRAELADYTPGLKGCMTIRPYGYAIWERIQQLLDARLKATGHVNAYFPLFIPESLLMKEAEHVEGFAPEVAWVTHGGKEKLEEKLAIRPTSEVIIGTMYAKWLQSWRDLPILINQWANVVRWEKVTRPFLRTTEFLWQEGHTVHETEAEAEEETLKILGVYKEFVETELAMPVIEGRKSDAEKFAGASKTYSIEALMGDGRALQAGTSHNLGQNFAKAFEIKFQGRDKVEQHAWTTSWGVSTRLIGGLIMVHGDDSGLVLPPNIAPYQVVIVPIPRGDWRETVLPHAQKIKDALVAAGVRVMLDDRDAYTPGWKFADWEMRGVPVRLEIGPKDIEKQQVVLARRDTREKAFVPMDGLVAQVQGWLASIQASLFEKAKQVREERTHYTENYDEFKTLMAGARPGFVFAPWCDDPAIEAQVKAETQATIRNYPFVAPSYEGKACFVTGRPATVMACFAKAY, encoded by the coding sequence ATGAGCGAGCAGCAGGGCAAGGGGCAGGCACAACAGGGCAAGGGCGGCGCCAAGGGCGACGCGTTCGTCACGGCGATCACCTCGCAGGCGGAGGACTACTCGCGCTGGTACCTCGACGTGGTGCTGCGCGCGGAACTGGCCGACTACACCCCGGGGCTCAAGGGGTGCATGACGATCCGCCCGTACGGCTACGCCATCTGGGAGCGCATCCAGCAGCTGCTCGACGCGCGGCTCAAGGCCACCGGTCACGTCAACGCCTACTTCCCGCTCTTCATCCCCGAGAGTCTGCTGATGAAGGAAGCCGAGCACGTCGAGGGCTTCGCCCCCGAGGTGGCCTGGGTCACGCACGGCGGCAAGGAAAAGCTGGAGGAGAAGCTGGCGATCCGGCCGACCTCCGAGGTCATCATCGGCACGATGTACGCCAAGTGGCTGCAGTCGTGGCGTGATCTCCCCATCCTGATCAACCAGTGGGCCAACGTCGTCCGCTGGGAGAAGGTCACGCGCCCGTTCCTGCGCACCACCGAGTTCCTCTGGCAGGAAGGGCACACGGTCCACGAGACCGAGGCCGAGGCCGAGGAGGAGACGCTGAAGATCCTCGGCGTCTACAAGGAGTTCGTCGAGACCGAGCTGGCGATGCCGGTCATCGAGGGCCGCAAGAGCGACGCCGAGAAGTTCGCGGGCGCCTCGAAGACGTATTCGATCGAGGCGCTGATGGGCGACGGCCGTGCGCTGCAGGCCGGCACCTCGCACAACCTCGGGCAGAACTTCGCCAAGGCCTTCGAGATCAAGTTCCAGGGGCGTGACAAGGTCGAGCAGCACGCGTGGACGACGTCCTGGGGCGTGTCGACGCGCCTGATCGGCGGGCTGATCATGGTGCACGGCGACGACAGCGGCCTCGTGCTGCCGCCCAACATCGCGCCGTACCAGGTGGTGATCGTCCCCATCCCGCGCGGCGACTGGCGCGAGACGGTGCTGCCGCACGCGCAGAAGATCAAGGACGCGCTGGTGGCCGCCGGCGTGCGCGTGATGCTCGACGACCGCGACGCCTACACGCCGGGCTGGAAGTTCGCCGACTGGGAGATGCGCGGCGTGCCGGTGCGGCTCGAGATCGGGCCCAAGGACATCGAGAAGCAGCAGGTGGTGCTGGCGCGTCGCGACACCCGCGAGAAGGCCTTCGTGCCGATGGACGGGCTCGTTGCGCAGGTGCAGGGCTGGCTCGCGTCCATTCAGGCGTCGCTGTTCGAGAAGGCGAAGCAGGTGCGCGAGGAGCGCACGCACTACACGGAGAACTACGACGAGTTCAAGACGCTGATGGCGGGCGCGCGTCCGGGCTTCGTGTTCGCGCCGTGGTGCGACGACCCGGCGATCGAGGCGCAGGTGAAGGCCGAGACGCAGGCGACCATCCGCAACTACCCGTTCGTCGCGCCGTCGTACGAGGGCAAGGCCTGCTTTGTCACCGGGCGCCCCGCGACGGTCATGGCCTGCTTCGCGAAGGCGTACTGA